From a single Sphingobium lignivorans genomic region:
- a CDS encoding TRAFs-binding domain-containing protein, whose product MRTSRIPRRSRADRKRKVLTLFSLSQIRQTARTGDTLRAWRMFEAAGWLNSDEADALSLRGRLLKDRALRSAGEDRTRYFDEAEAAYMRAAGDRRATYPLINAATIAFLNGKPERAQMLAQQTLAVLESGDYEPETAYWLGATRAEALLLLGDIPGGVTALEAAVARAPQAWEDHAATIRQLQLILQQANAANDLFDHLRPPVCLHFSGIIHLPVQEDGIRDVVEAMLDQIRPGFAFGALAAGSDILIGEMVLARGARLHVVLPGPVDLFRESSVIPFGDQWARRFDTLIEAADAVETLGGVTRLSDAAVTLAEEMAMGLAIRHAHSLASKAVALRLRRSTDQVKASEAVWRRRGLPVYDLAIDRESPASMLATLDTGRRRAILASTEAFPADLERTAGNRPRFVQDVWLMDFDDLGHAIEIATTFLRSAPENSLGLVYHVVDRKDDDEQELAEIASLLACRAPQGTICAAAPGAFALDLCAPGHHFEAAGELVTQFGDIPIRLFSLSGAA is encoded by the coding sequence ATCCGGACATCAAGAATCCCCCGCCGATCCCGAGCTGACCGGAAACGAAAGGTCCTGACCCTGTTCAGCCTCTCCCAGATCAGGCAAACGGCCCGAACAGGCGACACGCTTCGCGCGTGGCGCATGTTCGAGGCCGCGGGCTGGTTGAACTCCGACGAGGCCGACGCGCTGAGCCTGCGCGGGCGGCTCCTGAAGGATCGGGCCCTCAGGAGCGCCGGCGAGGACCGCACGCGCTATTTTGACGAGGCCGAGGCTGCCTATATGCGCGCCGCGGGTGACCGGCGCGCGACATATCCTCTCATCAACGCAGCGACGATCGCCTTCCTCAATGGCAAGCCCGAGCGCGCGCAAATGCTGGCACAGCAAACGCTGGCCGTTCTCGAGAGCGGCGACTACGAACCGGAAACGGCATATTGGCTGGGGGCGACCCGGGCCGAGGCCTTGCTGCTGCTGGGAGACATTCCCGGTGGTGTCACCGCTCTGGAGGCCGCCGTCGCCAGAGCGCCCCAGGCCTGGGAGGATCATGCAGCCACTATCCGGCAGCTGCAGCTGATCCTCCAGCAGGCGAACGCCGCGAATGATCTTTTCGATCATTTGCGTCCTCCCGTATGCCTGCATTTCAGTGGCATCATCCACTTGCCGGTTCAGGAAGACGGTATCCGCGATGTCGTGGAAGCGATGCTCGACCAGATACGGCCCGGCTTCGCATTCGGCGCGCTCGCAGCCGGTTCGGACATCCTGATTGGGGAGATGGTGCTGGCGCGCGGCGCCCGGCTGCATGTCGTGCTGCCCGGCCCGGTCGACCTCTTTCGCGAATCCTCGGTCATCCCGTTCGGCGATCAGTGGGCGCGACGCTTCGATACGCTGATCGAGGCCGCCGACGCTGTGGAGACGCTGGGCGGCGTCACGCGCCTGTCGGATGCCGCCGTCACGCTGGCGGAGGAGATGGCCATGGGGCTGGCGATCCGCCACGCCCATTCGCTCGCAAGCAAGGCGGTTGCGCTTCGCCTGAGACGTTCGACGGATCAGGTGAAGGCATCGGAAGCGGTCTGGCGACGCCGGGGACTTCCCGTTTATGACCTCGCGATCGACCGGGAATCTCCGGCTTCGATGCTTGCGACGCTGGACACGGGCCGAAGACGCGCCATCCTGGCTTCCACCGAAGCCTTCCCGGCCGATCTCGAACGAACGGCAGGTAATCGCCCCCGGTTCGTGCAGGATGTGTGGCTGATGGACTTCGACGATCTGGGTCACGCCATCGAAATCGCCACGACCTTCCTGCGCAGCGCCCCGGAAAATTCTCTCGGCCTCGTCTATCACGTCGTCGACAGAAAGGACGATGATGAACAGGAACTCGCCGAGATTGCGAGCCTGCTTGCCTGCCGTGCACCGCAGGGAACGATCTGTGCAGCGGCCCCCGGCGCCTTCGCGCTCGATCTGTGCGCGCCCGGCCATCATTTCGAAGCGGCCGGCGAACTGGTGACCCAGTTCGGTGACATCCCCATAAGGCTGTTTTCCCTCTCCGGCGCCGCCTGA
- a CDS encoding aldehyde dehydrogenase — MEFTRLNPMTGEVASSAPALKAGDIPAIARKAREGFTAWSVMGPNARRAVLMKAATALEARADAFVDAMMGEIGATKGWALFNLGLAASMVREAAALTTQINGEVIPSDKPGCLAMALREPVGVILGIAPWNAPIILGVRAIAVPLACGNSVILKASETCPRTHALIIEAFADAGFPEGVVNVVTNAPADAGEVVGALIDAPEVKRINFTGSTGVGKIIAKRAAEHLKPVLLELGGKAPLIVLEDADLDEAVKAAAFGAFMNQGQICMSTERIIVVDAVADEFAARFKAKVSAMPVGDPRQGSTPLGAVVDTKTVAHCLSLIEDALGKGAEQLTGGETTQNVLMPAHVIDRVTPDMKLFRDESFGPVVGIIRARDAEHAIELANDTEYGLSASVFTRDTAKGLSVARRIESGICHVNGPTVHDEAQMPFGGVKASGYGRFGGKAGIDSFTELRWITIETQPGHFPI; from the coding sequence ATGGAATTTACCCGGCTTAACCCCATGACCGGCGAAGTCGCTTCGTCGGCGCCCGCGCTCAAGGCGGGTGACATTCCCGCGATTGCCCGCAAGGCCCGTGAAGGCTTCACCGCCTGGTCGGTGATGGGCCCCAATGCGCGCCGCGCCGTGCTGATGAAAGCCGCGACGGCGCTGGAAGCCCGCGCAGACGCGTTTGTCGACGCGATGATGGGAGAGATCGGCGCCACCAAGGGCTGGGCTCTGTTCAATCTCGGGCTGGCGGCCAGCATGGTGCGCGAGGCAGCGGCCCTGACGACGCAGATCAATGGCGAAGTCATCCCCTCCGACAAGCCCGGCTGCCTCGCCATGGCGCTGCGCGAACCGGTGGGCGTCATTCTCGGCATCGCGCCCTGGAATGCGCCGATCATCCTCGGCGTGCGCGCCATCGCCGTGCCGCTGGCTTGCGGCAACAGCGTGATCCTGAAGGCGAGCGAGACCTGCCCGCGCACCCATGCCCTCATCATCGAGGCATTCGCAGATGCGGGTTTCCCCGAGGGAGTCGTCAACGTCGTCACCAATGCGCCAGCCGATGCGGGCGAAGTGGTCGGCGCGCTGATCGACGCGCCGGAAGTCAAGCGGATCAATTTCACCGGGTCCACCGGTGTCGGCAAGATCATCGCCAAGCGTGCCGCCGAGCATCTCAAGCCCGTGCTGCTGGAGCTGGGCGGCAAAGCCCCGCTCATTGTCCTGGAGGACGCCGATCTGGATGAAGCCGTCAAGGCTGCTGCCTTCGGCGCTTTCATGAACCAGGGGCAGATCTGCATGTCCACGGAGCGGATCATCGTGGTGGATGCGGTGGCCGATGAATTCGCCGCCCGGTTCAAGGCAAAGGTTTCGGCCATGCCTGTTGGCGATCCCCGGCAGGGAAGCACGCCGCTGGGAGCGGTCGTCGATACCAAGACTGTCGCGCATTGCCTGTCCTTGATCGAGGATGCGCTTGGGAAGGGCGCGGAGCAGCTGACGGGCGGCGAGACGACGCAGAATGTGCTGATGCCGGCGCATGTGATCGACCGCGTCACGCCCGACATGAAGCTCTTCCGGGACGAGAGCTTCGGTCCTGTCGTGGGGATCATCCGCGCACGCGACGCCGAGCATGCGATCGAACTGGCCAACGACACCGAATATGGTCTCTCGGCCTCGGTCTTCACGCGCGACACGGCCAAGGGCCTCAGCGTCGCCCGGCGCATCGAATCCGGCATCTGCCATGTCAACGGACCGACGGTCCATGACGAGGCGCAGATGCCCTTCGGTGGCGTGAAGGCCTCGGGCTATGGTCGTTTCGGCGGCAAGGCCGGCATCGACAGCTTCACGGAGCTGCGCTGGATCACCATCGAGACCCAGCCGGGACATTTCCCGATCTGA
- a CDS encoding Lrp/AsnC family transcriptional regulator codes for MKSSDDQANLDIFDRKILDILLRDGRIPITELAAQVGLSKTPCQNRVRKLQETGVIRGYRAIIDPRRLGLDHVAFTEVKLSDTREAALEEFNRAVRRIPEVEECHMIASSFDYLLKVRTADIRRYRIVLGEKISSLPHVASTSTYVAMETVLDTSSPSVRQS; via the coding sequence ATGAAATCTTCGGATGATCAGGCGAATCTTGACATATTTGACCGCAAGATACTGGACATTCTCCTGCGGGACGGACGGATCCCCATCACCGAGCTCGCTGCGCAGGTCGGGCTCTCCAAGACGCCCTGCCAGAACCGCGTGAGGAAGCTGCAGGAGACCGGCGTCATTCGCGGTTACCGGGCGATCATCGATCCGCGCCGGCTCGGCCTCGATCATGTCGCCTTCACCGAAGTGAAGCTTTCCGACACCCGCGAGGCCGCGCTGGAGGAGTTCAACCGGGCGGTCCGTCGCATCCCGGAAGTCGAGGAATGCCACATGATCGCGAGCAGTTTCGACTATCTTCTCAAGGTCCGCACCGCCGATATCCGCCGTTATCGCATCGTGCTGGGCGAGAAGATCTCCAGCCTGCCGCATGTCGCCAGCACGTCGACCTATGTGGCGATGGAGACCGTGCTTGACACAAGCAGCCCCTCCGTGCGCCAGAGCTGA
- the putA gene encoding trifunctional transcriptional regulator/proline dehydrogenase/L-glutamate gamma-semialdehyde dehydrogenase, whose protein sequence is MSYTAPFAAFAPPIREQSPLRQAITAAYRRPEPECIAALLPAATLPQPVAAAAAQTARTLITRLRAKHKGSGVEGLVQEYALSSQEGVALMCLAEALLRIPDAATRDALIRDKIAPGDWASHLGGGRSLFVNAATWGLVVTGKLVDPVHDGSLSAALTRLVARAGEPVVRKGVDIAMRMMGEQFVTGETIGEALRRAGKLNAKGFTYSFDMLGEAAATAEDAARYMRDYEQAIHAIGKAADGRGVYAGNGISIKLSAIHPRYARAQADRVMNELLPRVKALAALARSYDIGLNIDAEEADRLELSLDLLESLALDPDLAGWNGLGFVVQAYGKRCPFVIDWIIDLARRADRRLMVRLVKGAYWDAEIKRAQVDGLPDFPVYTRKVHTDVAYVACAAKLLAARDVIFPQFATHNAQSLATIYHMAGPEFTLGDYEFQCLHGMGEPLYEEVVGAGKLDRPCRIYAPVGTHETLLAYLVRRLLENGANSSFVNRIADPRVPVEALIADPVAEVAAMPIPGARHDQIAPPSGLFPDRLNSAGLDLSDESQLASLSRALLESAAMPWTAAPADGRGTERKVVNPADHRDVVGSVVEMAPEDAAAAVARAAASTWANISVAARAAPLEKAADALQARMPVLLGLIMREAGKSAPNAIAEVREAIDFLRYYAQQARATLAPGMPPLGPVVCISPWNFPLAIFTGQIAAALVAGNPVLAKPAEETPLIAAEAVRILHEAGVPADALQLIPGDGAVGAALVAAPETAGVMFTGSTEVARLIQATLAQRLSPAGQPIPFIAETGGQNAMIVDSSALPEQVVADVIASAFDSAGQRCSALRILCLQDDIADRTLTMLKGALQELRVGRTDALAIDIGPVITAQAKAGIEEHIDAMRARGRTVEQLPLPQETAHGTFVPPTIIELDDITDLTREVFGPVLHVIRYQRADLDRLIDAINATGYGLTFGLHTRLEETIAHVTSRVRAGNHYVNRNIIGAVVGVQPFGGRGLSGTGPKAGGPLYLGRMVQGNPQALPPALARPDPALAAFIAWLDTRGETSAAAVAREYSARSPLGLETELPGPVGETNVYALHPRGAILLMPATTNGLYQQIAAILATGNKGRVEGMPLPADLPPGVATRLSASAQDAFGGALIEGEAERLSAALAEIAARPGAVLLPQGASPAACAGGPVYRLDWLVEEVSTSVNTTASGGNASLMTIA, encoded by the coding sequence ATGTCCTACACCGCCCCCTTCGCCGCTTTCGCGCCCCCCATTCGCGAGCAGTCCCCTCTCCGCCAGGCCATCACCGCCGCCTATCGCCGCCCGGAGCCGGAGTGCATCGCTGCCCTGCTTCCCGCCGCGACTCTGCCGCAGCCCGTCGCGGCCGCCGCGGCCCAGACCGCCCGCACGCTGATCACGCGCCTGCGCGCCAAGCACAAAGGCAGCGGCGTCGAGGGACTGGTGCAGGAATATGCGCTTTCCAGCCAGGAAGGCGTGGCGCTCATGTGCCTGGCCGAAGCGCTGCTGCGCATCCCGGATGCCGCGACCCGTGACGCGCTGATCCGCGACAAGATCGCGCCCGGCGACTGGGCCTCGCATCTGGGCGGCGGGCGCTCGCTGTTCGTGAACGCCGCGACCTGGGGACTGGTCGTCACCGGCAAGCTGGTCGACCCGGTGCATGACGGCAGCCTCTCCGCCGCACTCACTCGCCTCGTCGCGCGCGCCGGCGAGCCGGTGGTGCGCAAGGGCGTCGACATCGCCATGCGCATGATGGGCGAGCAGTTCGTGACTGGCGAAACCATTGGGGAAGCGCTCCGGCGGGCCGGAAAGCTGAACGCGAAGGGCTTCACCTACAGCTTCGACATGCTGGGCGAGGCCGCCGCGACGGCAGAGGACGCCGCTCGCTACATGCGCGACTATGAGCAGGCGATCCACGCCATCGGCAAGGCTGCGGACGGCCGGGGCGTCTATGCCGGCAATGGCATTTCCATCAAATTGTCGGCCATCCATCCGCGCTATGCCCGCGCGCAGGCGGACCGCGTGATGAACGAGCTTCTGCCCCGGGTGAAGGCGCTTGCCGCGCTGGCCCGCTCCTATGACATCGGCCTCAATATCGATGCCGAGGAAGCCGACCGGCTCGAACTCTCGCTCGACTTGCTGGAGAGCCTTGCGCTGGACCCCGATCTGGCGGGATGGAACGGGCTGGGCTTCGTCGTCCAGGCCTATGGCAAGCGCTGCCCCTTCGTGATCGACTGGATCATCGATCTGGCGCGCCGCGCCGATCGCCGCCTCATGGTCCGTCTCGTCAAGGGCGCTTATTGGGACGCGGAGATCAAGCGCGCGCAAGTGGACGGCCTGCCGGACTTTCCGGTCTATACCCGCAAGGTCCACACCGACGTCGCTTATGTCGCCTGCGCGGCGAAGCTGCTGGCGGCGAGGGACGTGATCTTCCCGCAGTTCGCCACGCACAATGCCCAGTCGCTCGCGACGATCTATCATATGGCCGGGCCGGAGTTCACGCTCGGCGACTATGAGTTCCAGTGCCTGCACGGCATGGGCGAGCCGCTTTATGAAGAGGTGGTCGGCGCGGGGAAGCTCGACCGTCCCTGCCGCATCTACGCGCCGGTCGGGACTCATGAGACGCTGCTGGCCTATCTCGTCCGTCGCCTGCTGGAGAACGGCGCGAACTCGAGCTTCGTCAACCGCATCGCGGACCCGCGCGTGCCGGTCGAGGCCCTGATCGCCGATCCCGTGGCGGAAGTGGCCGCCATGCCGATACCCGGCGCCCGGCACGACCAGATCGCCCCGCCGTCCGGCCTGTTCCCGGATCGGCTCAACTCCGCCGGGCTGGACCTGAGCGACGAGAGCCAGCTTGCCTCGCTGTCCCGCGCGCTGCTGGAAAGTGCCGCCATGCCATGGACCGCTGCCCCGGCGGACGGCCGTGGCACGGAACGGAAAGTCGTCAATCCGGCGGACCATCGCGACGTCGTGGGCAGCGTGGTCGAGATGGCGCCCGAGGATGCGGCTGCCGCCGTCGCCCGCGCCGCCGCCAGCACATGGGCGAACATATCCGTCGCCGCGCGCGCCGCCCCGCTGGAAAAGGCCGCCGATGCCCTGCAGGCGCGCATGCCGGTCCTGCTCGGCCTCATCATGCGGGAAGCGGGCAAGTCCGCGCCGAACGCCATTGCCGAGGTGCGCGAGGCGATCGATTTCCTGCGCTATTACGCCCAGCAGGCGCGCGCCACTCTGGCGCCCGGCATGCCGCCGCTCGGTCCGGTCGTCTGCATCTCTCCGTGGAATTTCCCGCTCGCCATCTTCACGGGCCAGATCGCGGCCGCGCTGGTCGCGGGCAATCCCGTGCTTGCCAAGCCGGCGGAGGAGACACCGCTGATCGCGGCAGAGGCCGTGCGCATCCTGCATGAGGCGGGGGTGCCTGCCGATGCGCTCCAGCTCATCCCCGGGGACGGCGCGGTTGGCGCGGCGCTCGTCGCGGCCCCGGAGACGGCCGGCGTCATGTTTACCGGCTCGACGGAAGTCGCTCGGCTCATCCAAGCCACGCTTGCCCAGCGCCTTTCTCCGGCCGGCCAGCCGATCCCCTTCATCGCCGAGACCGGCGGCCAGAACGCCATGATCGTGGACAGCTCCGCGCTTCCCGAGCAGGTCGTGGCCGATGTCATTGCCTCGGCCTTCGACAGCGCGGGTCAGCGCTGCTCCGCCCTGCGCATTCTCTGCCTGCAGGACGATATTGCCGACCGCACGCTGACGATGTTGAAGGGCGCTCTTCAGGAACTGCGCGTCGGCCGCACCGATGCGCTGGCCATCGATATCGGCCCGGTCATCACGGCGCAGGCCAAGGCCGGCATCGAAGAGCATATCGACGCCATGCGCGCGCGGGGACGGACGGTCGAGCAGCTTCCGCTGCCGCAGGAGACCGCCCACGGCACGTTCGTGCCGCCCACCATCATCGAGCTGGACGACATCACCGATCTGACCCGCGAGGTCTTCGGTCCGGTGCTGCATGTGATCCGCTACCAGCGGGCCGATCTCGACCGGCTGATCGATGCCATCAATGCCACCGGCTATGGCCTGACTTTCGGCCTGCACACGCGGCTTGAGGAAACCATCGCGCATGTCACGTCCCGGGTGCGGGCGGGCAATCATTATGTGAACCGCAACATCATCGGCGCCGTGGTGGGCGTGCAGCCCTTTGGCGGACGGGGCCTGTCGGGCACCGGCCCCAAGGCCGGCGGACCGCTCTATCTCGGCCGCATGGTGCAGGGCAATCCGCAGGCACTGCCGCCCGCGCTTGCGCGGCCCGATCCGGCTCTCGCCGCCTTCATTGCCTGGCTGGACACTCGGGGGGAGACCTCGGCAGCCGCCGTCGCGCGGGAGTATAGCGCGCGATCGCCGCTTGGACTGGAAACGGAATTGCCCGGCCCCGTCGGCGAGACCAATGTCTATGCGCTGCATCCGCGTGGCGCCATCCTGCTGATGCCCGCGACGACCAACGGCCTCTACCAGCAGATCGCCGCCATTCTCGCGACAGGCAACAAGGGCCGTGTCGAGGGCATGCCTCTGCCGGCCGATCTGCCGCCCGGCGTCGCGACCCGCCTGTCCGCAAGCGCGCAGGACGCGTTTGGCGGCGCGCTCATCGAGGGCGAGGCCGAGCGTCTGAGCGCTGCTCTGGCGGAGATCGCCGCGCGCCCGGGCGCCGTGCTGCTGCCGCAAGGCGCCAGCCCGGCCGCCTGTGCTGGTGGCCCTGTCTATCGACTGGACTGGCTGGTCGAGGAAGTCTCGACATCGGTCAACACCACCGCTTCCGGGGGCAATGCGAGCCTGATGACGATCGCGTGA
- a CDS encoding nucleotide synthetase codes for MYGPSYVQKQLAPFAPPEASSTTQKVRFDITLGAKDGTVILEFEQAGCPGQDFITITEDCFVEIVLHGDQIFFSKDLDGITTKTELASFYGGLTYDQYDRKTGRYRMVSFHARYNNGGQAGTIHGFNVNVDLFRGFDDQRQPKWTALTIDPDIKNPPPIPS; via the coding sequence ATGTACGGCCCCAGCTATGTTCAAAAACAGCTCGCTCCCTTCGCGCCGCCGGAGGCGTCTTCAACCACTCAGAAGGTGCGTTTCGACATCACGCTCGGCGCGAAGGACGGGACTGTTATCCTGGAGTTCGAGCAGGCCGGATGTCCGGGACAGGACTTCATCACCATCACCGAGGATTGTTTCGTGGAAATCGTCCTGCATGGCGACCAGATCTTTTTCTCAAAGGATCTGGACGGCATCACGACCAAGACCGAGCTGGCCTCTTTCTACGGCGGCCTCACTTACGACCAGTATGACCGGAAGACGGGTCGATATCGCATGGTCTCATTTCATGCGCGATACAATAACGGCGGCCAGGCCGGGACAATTCACGGATTCAATGTTAATGTGGATCTGTTTCGCGGGTTCGACGATCAGCGGCAACCCAAGTGGACGGCACTGACCATCGATCCGGACATCAAGAATCCCCCGCCGATCCCGAGCTGA
- a CDS encoding toll/interleukin-1 receptor domain-containing protein gives MTGGLRRAHLARGRAAAKAGQQPGLPGSRRAQMGARRKFMASSLSESDLRPKTYRAFISYSHSDEAIAQKLHKWLERYRIPKRLQGQKTSRGTVEGRLTPIFRDRLELPAASDLNAEVRQALAASETLLVLCSPAAKGSRWVNAEISYFRDLHPDRPVIAALLDGEPEESFPDALLAPDEQGIAREPVAADFRKNQDGSKLARLKVVAGLTGLALDQLLQREAQRQLQRVIAVTLLFLLVVIFMALMLVYVANARREAERARYQAEGLVEFMLTDLRDRLKGVGRLDVLRSVNERALAYYGEQTDLAALPTASLERRARILHAMGEDDQRRGDTRAAQAKFREAHRVTSALLSSAPEDPLRIYAHAQSEFWLAYLDFVRQRHSDAMRGFTTYRNYARELIRLAPDNMSYQRELAYADGNICAVAIALAKPSEDLQACRSALETMERVARSQPEDQGIQADLANRHAWLADALHLTGRDEEALAERLKQSTIIEELLRQDPRNASFLQDWMLARYSTSSLLQSLGQHQKATEMREEALKLADNLISTDPENNDWRVWRTKFEQ, from the coding sequence TTGACCGGGGGGCTGCGCCGGGCGCATCTGGCCCGGGGACGTGCAGCTGCGAAGGCGGGCCAGCAACCGGGGCTGCCTGGTTCGCGCAGGGCACAAATGGGGGCAAGACGGAAATTCATGGCCAGTTCCCTTTCCGAGAGTGATCTCCGCCCGAAGACCTATCGCGCCTTCATCAGCTACAGCCATAGCGACGAAGCGATTGCCCAGAAGCTGCACAAATGGCTCGAACGCTACAGGATCCCGAAGCGGCTCCAGGGCCAGAAGACAAGCCGCGGCACCGTAGAGGGCCGGCTCACGCCCATTTTTCGCGATCGCCTCGAGCTGCCGGCGGCCAGCGATCTCAATGCCGAGGTCAGGCAGGCGCTGGCAGCGTCCGAAACGTTGCTGGTCCTGTGCTCCCCGGCCGCGAAAGGCTCCAGATGGGTCAACGCCGAGATCAGCTATTTTCGGGACCTGCATCCCGACCGTCCCGTCATCGCGGCCCTGCTCGACGGCGAGCCGGAAGAGAGCTTCCCCGACGCCTTGCTGGCACCGGACGAGCAGGGCATCGCCCGTGAACCGGTGGCCGCCGACTTTCGCAAGAATCAGGATGGATCCAAGCTGGCCCGACTCAAAGTCGTCGCCGGCCTGACAGGCCTGGCGCTCGACCAACTGCTCCAGCGGGAAGCGCAACGACAACTGCAACGCGTGATCGCCGTCACGCTTCTCTTTCTGCTGGTCGTGATATTCATGGCGCTGATGCTTGTTTATGTAGCCAATGCCCGGCGGGAGGCAGAAAGAGCGCGTTATCAGGCAGAGGGTCTGGTCGAGTTCATGCTGACTGACTTGCGAGACAGGCTGAAGGGCGTCGGTCGCCTCGACGTGCTTCGGTCCGTCAACGAGCGCGCCCTCGCTTATTACGGGGAGCAGACGGATCTGGCGGCGCTGCCGACGGCGTCGCTCGAGCGGCGCGCGCGCATATTGCACGCGATGGGCGAGGACGATCAGCGCCGGGGCGACACCCGCGCGGCACAGGCCAAGTTCCGGGAAGCCCACAGGGTCACCAGCGCCCTGCTCAGCTCCGCGCCGGAGGATCCTCTTCGGATCTATGCCCATGCCCAGAGCGAATTCTGGCTCGCCTATCTCGATTTCGTTCGGCAGCGCCATTCGGACGCCATGAGGGGCTTCACCACCTATCGGAACTATGCGCGCGAGTTGATCCGGCTCGCGCCGGACAACATGAGCTACCAGCGCGAGCTGGCCTATGCGGATGGCAATATCTGCGCCGTCGCCATCGCGCTGGCAAAACCCAGCGAAGATCTTCAGGCTTGCCGGAGCGCGCTGGAAACCATGGAGCGGGTGGCCCGCTCCCAGCCGGAAGACCAGGGCATCCAGGCCGATCTTGCCAACCGCCATGCCTGGCTCGCCGATGCCCTGCATCTGACGGGGCGCGATGAAGAAGCGCTCGCCGAGAGACTGAAGCAATCAACCATTATTGAAGAGTTGCTGAGGCAGGATCCCCGCAACGCCTCCTTCCTTCAGGACTGGATGCTCGCCCGCTACTCGACGTCCAGCCTTCTTCAGTCTCTGGGACAACACCAGAAGGCGACCGAAATGAGGGAGGAAGCGCTGAAGCTGGCGGACAACCTGATCTCGACGGATCCCGAGAATAACGATTGGCGGGTGTGGCGGACCAAGTTCGAACAATAG
- a CDS encoding sensor histidine kinase, translating to MHRLAKHEIGRYFAHRHTQRLARALFGLGCAALLIACMRLIGSTTRLPAPLAWLLPAIVFATLYGRWQAGLIAMASGLIGIWLFILPHQTIYQILPLTDGERLFTVGLIGFILLFLTETFRAHVDRLALERETELARRQILLREIEHRTRNNFAMVASLLEFQRRQSTSPEVGLALDDAIKRIHIFADAYTQLEASPGESSEVAMKPYLARLLERFSEGLFSERIAIESALTDVSLPGKAAVAVGLYLNEALTNCAKHAFPEGRAGTVRVTLLVTTNGWQLAIMDDGVGGASDMTKAATSGSGLGGSLFEALAAQAGARHEVTVSQSGRRLDLISRP from the coding sequence ATGCATCGCCTCGCGAAGCACGAGATCGGTCGATACTTCGCGCATCGCCACACCCAACGCCTCGCGCGGGCCCTGTTCGGGCTCGGCTGCGCGGCGCTGCTGATCGCGTGCATGCGGCTCATCGGATCGACAACGAGACTCCCGGCTCCCCTTGCGTGGCTTCTCCCGGCCATCGTCTTTGCAACGCTCTACGGACGCTGGCAGGCGGGTCTCATTGCGATGGCCTCAGGCCTTATCGGGATCTGGCTTTTCATACTCCCGCATCAGACCATCTATCAGATTCTACCTCTCACGGATGGCGAACGCCTTTTCACCGTGGGGCTGATCGGCTTCATTCTCCTGTTCCTGACGGAGACCTTCCGCGCACATGTCGATCGCTTGGCCCTGGAAAGGGAGACCGAGCTTGCCCGGCGGCAGATCCTCCTGCGGGAAATTGAGCATCGCACCCGCAACAACTTCGCCATGGTCGCCAGCCTTCTCGAGTTCCAGCGCCGGCAATCAACCTCTCCGGAAGTCGGCCTCGCGCTCGACGATGCGATAAAGCGCATTCATATCTTCGCGGATGCCTACACCCAGCTCGAAGCCAGCCCGGGGGAAAGCAGCGAGGTTGCCATGAAGCCCTATCTCGCCCGGCTTCTCGAGCGCTTCAGCGAAGGCCTGTTCAGCGAGCGCATCGCAATCGAAAGCGCGCTTACGGACGTCTCGCTTCCGGGCAAGGCCGCGGTGGCGGTCGGGCTTTATCTCAACGAGGCGCTGACCAATTGCGCCAAGCACGCTTTTCCGGAAGGCCGCGCCGGCACCGTGCGGGTCACACTGCTTGTCACGACCAATGGTTGGCAGCTTGCCATCATGGATGATGGCGTTGGCGGAGCCAGTGACATGACGAAGGCAGCGACGTCGGGGAGCGGCCTTGGCGGCTCCCTCTTCGAAGCTCTGGCAGCGCAAGCCGGCGCACGCCATGAGGTGACCGTCTCGCAGAGCGGCCGGCGTCTGGACCTGATCAGCCGCCCCTGA